In Mytilus edulis chromosome 13, xbMytEdul2.2, whole genome shotgun sequence, a single window of DNA contains:
- the LOC139500421 gene encoding kinase D-interacting substrate of 220 kDa-like translates to MGSAVLKPFEHVYNKDRPIFEAIRKNKFPLAKKLILSGTDVDCINEIGATPLIETCRAPDISKNRINRQEFAKFLIKNGCNIQKYDIHGWKAVLYAEENGHSSIAKMLNRRESKTSCYKKRDDISFLLTPVIEELEINKAYYELRTHNNALDIFGS, encoded by the exons ATGGGATCAGCTGTTTTAAAACCGTTTGAGCATGTTTATAACAAGGATCGTCCTATTTTTGAGGCAATTCGTAAAAACAAGTTTCCCCTGGCAAAGAAACTGATATTGTCAGGAACAGATGTTGATTGCATAAATGAAATTGGTGCAACTCCATTAATAGAAACTTGTCGAGCTCCAGACATTTCTAAAAATCGCATTAATCGTCAAGAATTTGCAAAGTTTCTTATTAAAAACGGATgtaacatacaaaaatatgacATACATGGGTGGAAGGCAGTTTTATATGCTGAGGAAAATGGACATTCCTCTATCGCAAAAATGTTGAACAGACGTGAAAGTAAAACCAGCTGCTATAAAAAGAGAG aTGATATCTCTTTTCTATTAACACCTGTGATCGAAGAGTTAGAAATCAACAAAGCTTACTATGAATTAAGAACACATAACAACGCTCTAGATATATTCGGCAGTTGA